One Bacteroidota bacterium genomic region harbors:
- a CDS encoding trypsin-like peptidase domain-containing protein — MRKIIYIFFLLHLPSVFLHFTFSQTLPSASLDKIKKATVFIEVKHHFILTGEELSSSGSGFFINDKGWIATNYHVIQSLLGDYNATYPTKINQIKITRNSGTSEYKTYSATIVSIDKDNDLAILAVSDSLKLPYVEIDTSKLNELASVWIFGFPFGDEFTVLQRGPEITVNNGSVSALRHDDRNELNSLQVDAVINHGNSGGPVVNENGKVVGIINSMMGNTRINFAVPSHYLGKLMKDIPDGFSISETTHLKIKTIPEDAQVFVDREKLFSKDGYKDDFKPNGLHSIFIMKKGYESFMKEVSFTGKYEEAITLSSEKNLVVPAKDKSDKKEITTASSITNTEEVLMKENFDDAKRFDGWEQSTGGEKNRTWYLEDGKLNQFENNGTLHAIYLGDKNWNDYTVKAKVKITNEGGGMEADSRAGIIFRETENGFYLLRIHKETNKAQLAYHCKSPFGWFIITEKKLDDDIEIGKWYRLSASVSGNSISCFLDGKNLFNVNASYSMGGRVGFYSVESKPVFDSLTVVKTKNIETGNISQTPSLVSFWFSDNFDLKSNWWYQYKINNGAEELSPLYMVDGSFAITEECDTPQIMEFTKYKLADFVMSIVVSIDEGKKDALFEIILRKDNQNQISLRFEKEKNKLSLIQNENGKEKILKEKNIVSKIFGSTASIQVKADGNSISVGSDYSTWLSYDNKNILMSAGRIGFESQNVRLAFHQLTLSSIAEQPVKEKGKK; from the coding sequence ATGAGAAAAATTATTTATATATTTTTTCTTCTGCATCTGCCCTCTGTCTTCCTGCATTTTACGTTTTCGCAAACGCTTCCTTCTGCTTCCCTCGATAAAATAAAAAAGGCAACTGTCTTTATAGAAGTTAAACATCATTTCATTCTTACGGGCGAAGAGTTAAGTTCATCGGGCAGCGGATTTTTCATTAACGATAAAGGGTGGATTGCCACCAACTATCACGTCATTCAATCTTTGCTGGGAGATTACAACGCAACGTATCCCACAAAAATTAATCAGATAAAAATTACCCGTAACAGCGGAACTTCAGAGTACAAGACTTACAGCGCCACTATTGTTTCCATAGATAAAGATAACGACCTTGCCATTCTCGCTGTGAGCGATTCGTTAAAACTTCCATATGTTGAAATTGATACGTCAAAGCTAAATGAACTTGCTTCTGTCTGGATTTTTGGATTTCCGTTTGGTGATGAGTTTACGGTTTTACAGCGCGGTCCTGAAATCACAGTGAACAATGGTTCTGTTTCGGCTTTGCGGCATGATGACAGAAATGAATTAAACAGTTTGCAGGTGGATGCTGTTATCAATCACGGCAACAGCGGTGGTCCTGTAGTAAATGAAAATGGAAAAGTAGTTGGCATCATCAACAGTATGATGGGAAATACGCGTATCAACTTTGCTGTACCATCGCATTACCTTGGTAAATTAATGAAAGACATTCCTGATGGGTTTTCCATATCAGAAACAACGCATCTAAAAATCAAAACCATTCCTGAAGATGCGCAAGTGTTTGTAGACAGAGAAAAATTATTTTCTAAAGATGGATACAAGGATGATTTTAAACCGAATGGATTGCACTCGATCTTTATCATGAAAAAAGGATATGAATCCTTTATGAAGGAAGTGAGCTTTACGGGAAAGTATGAGGAAGCAATTACGTTGAGTTCAGAAAAAAATCTTGTTGTTCCTGCTAAAGATAAATCTGATAAAAAAGAAATTACTACCGCTTCATCAATAACTAATACCGAAGAAGTATTAATGAAAGAGAATTTTGATGATGCAAAAAGATTTGATGGATGGGAGCAAAGCACAGGGGGAGAAAAAAACAGAACATGGTATCTGGAGGACGGAAAGCTCAACCAGTTCGAAAACAATGGAACGCTTCATGCCATTTACCTGGGTGATAAAAACTGGAACGATTACACTGTGAAAGCAAAAGTAAAAATCACTAATGAGGGCGGTGGGATGGAGGCAGACAGCAGGGCTGGAATTATTTTTCGGGAGACCGAAAATGGTTTTTACCTTCTGAGGATTCACAAGGAAACCAACAAAGCGCAACTGGCATATCATTGCAAAAGTCCATTCGGATGGTTTATCATCACCGAAAAGAAATTAGACGATGACATTGAAATCGGAAAATGGTATCGGCTTTCCGCTTCTGTAAGTGGAAATAGTATTTCATGTTTTCTTGACGGAAAAAATTTATTCAATGTGAATGCGTCTTATTCAATGGGTGGAAGAGTGGGGTTCTATTCGGTCGAGAGCAAACCTGTTTTTGACAGTTTAACGGTTGTGAAAACAAAAAACATTGAAACTGGCAACATTTCACAAACCCCTTCGCTTGTTTCGTTTTGGTTTTCTGACAATTTTGATTTGAAATCAAACTGGTGGTATCAGTACAAAATAAATAACGGAGCGGAAGAACTCAGCCCTCTTTATATGGTGGATGGTTCTTTCGCCATCACAGAAGAATGCGACACGCCTCAAATAATGGAATTCACAAAATACAAACTTGCAGATTTTGTAATGAGCATTGTTGTTTCCATTGATGAGGGAAAGAAGGATGCGCTGTTTGAAATAATTTTAAGAAAAGATAATCAAAATCAAATCTCGCTGCGTTTCGAGAAAGAGAAAAATAAATTATCTCTTATTCAGAATGAGAACGGGAAAGAAAAAATTCTGAAAGAGAAAAATATTGTTTCAAAAATTTTCGGCTCAACAGCATCCATACAAGTTAAAGCGGATGGTAATTCGATTTCTGTTGGCTCTGATTATTCCACATGGCTAAGTTATGACAACAAAAATATTCTGATGAGTGCAGGAAGAATTGGTTTTGAATCGCAGAATGTTCGGCTCGCTTTTCATCAGCTAACGCTTTCTTCCATCGCAGAGCAGCCCGTTAAAGAAAAAGGAAAGAAGTAA
- a CDS encoding polymer-forming cytoskeletal family protein — protein MRKSIHFILFSALLLCATNLSAQYLYDKSGSTVGRIDGNYVYDASGATLGRFDGNYIYDKSGSTLGRIDGNYVYDASGSSLGRIDGNYIYDKSGSSLGRIDGNYLYDTSGSTLGRVDGVNSQQAILFFYFFFY, from the coding sequence ATGAGAAAAAGTATTCATTTCATTTTATTCAGCGCGCTTCTCTTGTGCGCTACAAATCTTTCCGCACAATATCTGTATGATAAATCGGGAAGCACTGTGGGAAGAATTGATGGCAACTATGTTTATGACGCATCGGGCGCAACGCTCGGCAGATTTGACGGGAATTATATTTACGATAAATCAGGAAGTACACTTGGGCGAATTGATGGAAATTATGTTTATGATGCTTCCGGAAGTTCTTTGGGAAGAATAGATGGCAACTATATTTATGATAAATCAGGAAGTTCGCTTGGGAGAATAGATGGAAACTATTTGTATGATACCTCCGGCTCCACACTTGGAAGAGTTGATGGAGTTAATTCTCAGCAGGCGATTCTTTTTTTCTATTTCTTTTTCTATTGA
- a CDS encoding VIT1/CCC1 transporter family protein: MHQHQHEEKHLKSSAFITDVVIGMADGLTVPFALAAGLSGALQSNTIVITAGIAEIVAGSIAMGLGGYLAGRTEIDHYESELKREYDEVEHLPEKEKEEVREVFRNYGLSEQSQNMIADELAKDKDQWVNFMMKFELGLEEPHANRALNSAATIGISYIVGGLIPLTAYFFTATPHEGLIVSSALTMVCLFIFGYFKSKVTGQPALMGAIKVTLIGLAAAGAAFFVAKAFAGLV; the protein is encoded by the coding sequence ATGCACCAGCATCAACACGAGGAAAAACACTTAAAGAGTTCCGCTTTTATTACAGATGTAGTAATCGGAATGGCTGACGGACTTACCGTTCCTTTCGCTTTAGCGGCAGGACTCAGTGGTGCATTGCAAAGCAATACTATTGTGATCACAGCAGGCATTGCAGAAATTGTTGCCGGAAGCATTGCCATGGGATTAGGCGGCTATCTTGCAGGAAGAACTGAAATAGACCATTACGAATCTGAACTCAAGCGCGAATACGATGAAGTTGAACATCTGCCTGAAAAAGAAAAAGAGGAAGTAAGAGAAGTCTTTCGCAATTACGGATTGAGCGAACAATCGCAAAACATGATTGCCGATGAACTTGCAAAAGACAAAGACCAATGGGTAAATTTCATGATGAAGTTTGAATTGGGACTTGAAGAGCCACACGCAAACCGTGCGCTGAACAGCGCAGCCACTATCGGCATTTCATATATCGTTGGAGGTTTGATTCCATTGACTGCTTATTTCTTCACTGCTACTCCGCACGAAGGATTAATTGTTTCTTCCGCACTCACCATGGTATGCCTTTTTATATTCGGATATTTCAAAAGCAAAGTGACAGGACAGCCGGCTTTAATGGGTGCAATAAAAGTTACGCTGATTGGTTTGGCAGCAGCCGGAGCCGCATTCTTTGTTGCTAAAGCTTTCGCAGGATTAGTTTAG
- a CDS encoding DNA gyrase/topoisomerase IV subunit A, which produces MAKKKDKFEKKKKKSPSPALPQGKGAKKEVLPLGEDLGGASESLGNVTHVDGMYQNWFLEYASYVILERAVPYVEDGLKPVQRRLLHVLWELEDGRYNKVANLIGQTMKYHPHGDASIGDALVQLGQKDLLIDTQGNWGNILTGDSAAAPRYIEARLSKFALDVLYAPKVTQWQLSYDGRNKEPVFLPAKFPLLLAMGVEGIAVGLACKILPHNFIELIDASISILQGRNKKIYPDFPTGGMADFADYNDGKRGGKIRLRAKMSQLDKKTLVVNEIPFGTTTTSLIESIISANDKGKIKIKKVEDNTSETVEIQIHLSAGVSPDVTMDALYAFTDCEVSISPNSCIIEDEKPKFIGVSEILKISTDRTLSILKQELEFQKAELLEQLHFSSLEKIFIEKKIYRDIETCETWEEVIEAIDKGLKPYKKLFVRDVTRDDILRLTEIKIKRISKFDKKKADEEIKELEKKIGEVKHHLAHLTDYAIDYFKNLKEKYGKGRERKTEIKAFETIVATRVAANNVKLYVNRDEGFAGSSMRSDEFVCNCSDLDDIIVFAGDGTMRMIKVTDKAFVGKDVQYIGVFNKEDDRTVYHMIYRDGLKGNVYVKRFSIKGVIRDKEYVLTRGNEGSRVHYLSVNPNGEAEVVTVIHKEKKHLKKLEFEFNFGELDIKGRDSVGNILTRNPVKKVVQEEKGKATLAAIKIWFDETVHRINRDEHGKYLGEFSGDDQILTITKKGFFELHTFDLSEHFDEGIVLIEKFKPGKPISVVHYDADDKQEYVKRFMIEAASRKTLFISESDGSSVEAASTAANPIAEITFRTTDGVQPRNKKLNLAEFIDVKGVKAKGNKLSDYKVKDIVIAPSNSPDGGEPIAEEKVVVKSESKKKEVKEKSNTKQISSPSGRSGGATKDSGPRIVEFEIVPKRKESVKEFNPKDKKSKEKKVKSQKQKKKGKAGKNQMKLF; this is translated from the coding sequence ATGGCAAAGAAAAAAGATAAATTCGAAAAAAAGAAAAAGAAGAGCCCATCCCCAGCCCTTCCCCAAGGGAAGGGAGCAAAAAAAGAAGTCCTCCCCTTGGGGGAGGATTTAGGTGGGGCTTCGGAATCACTCGGCAATGTGACGCATGTAGACGGCATGTACCAGAACTGGTTTTTGGAATATGCTTCGTATGTGATTCTCGAACGCGCTGTGCCGTATGTGGAAGATGGACTGAAGCCCGTTCAGCGCAGATTGTTACACGTGTTGTGGGAATTAGAAGATGGACGCTATAATAAGGTAGCGAACCTGATCGGGCAGACGATGAAGTATCACCCGCACGGTGACGCGAGCATTGGTGACGCGCTGGTTCAGTTGGGACAAAAAGATTTATTGATTGACACGCAGGGAAACTGGGGAAATATTCTCACAGGCGATAGCGCGGCAGCGCCACGATACATTGAAGCGCGTCTTTCAAAATTTGCGCTGGATGTTTTGTATGCTCCTAAAGTTACGCAGTGGCAGTTGAGTTATGACGGAAGAAACAAAGAACCTGTTTTTCTTCCTGCAAAGTTTCCGCTTTTGCTTGCGATGGGCGTGGAAGGAATTGCTGTCGGACTTGCGTGTAAAATTCTTCCGCACAACTTTATCGAACTCATAGACGCAAGCATTTCTATTCTTCAGGGAAGAAATAAAAAAATCTATCCTGACTTTCCCACAGGAGGAATGGCAGACTTTGCTGATTACAATGATGGAAAACGCGGAGGAAAGATTCGTTTACGTGCGAAGATGTCTCAGTTGGATAAGAAAACGCTGGTGGTGAATGAAATTCCTTTCGGCACAACTACAACTTCCTTGATTGAATCAATCATCTCGGCAAACGACAAAGGAAAAATAAAAATTAAAAAAGTTGAGGATAACACTTCTGAAACTGTTGAAATACAAATCCACCTTTCTGCAGGTGTTTCGCCTGATGTAACGATGGACGCGCTGTACGCTTTCACGGATTGCGAAGTTTCAATTTCTCCGAATTCCTGCATTATTGAGGATGAGAAGCCGAAGTTCATTGGCGTAAGTGAGATTCTGAAAATTTCTACTGACAGAACATTAAGTATTCTAAAACAGGAACTTGAATTTCAAAAAGCAGAACTCTTAGAGCAATTGCATTTTTCTTCGCTCGAAAAAATATTCATTGAAAAGAAAATCTACCGCGACATTGAAACCTGCGAAACATGGGAAGAAGTTATTGAAGCAATTGATAAAGGCTTAAAACCTTACAAAAAGTTGTTTGTCCGTGATGTTACTCGCGATGATATTCTTCGCCTTACAGAAATAAAAATCAAACGCATTTCCAAATTCGATAAAAAGAAAGCAGATGAAGAAATAAAAGAATTGGAAAAGAAAATTGGTGAGGTGAAACATCATCTGGCTCATCTTACCGATTATGCTATTGACTATTTCAAAAATCTCAAAGAGAAATACGGAAAAGGAAGAGAACGAAAAACGGAAATTAAAGCATTTGAAACAATTGTCGCGACACGCGTTGCCGCCAACAATGTAAAACTCTATGTGAACCGCGATGAGGGTTTTGCCGGCTCAAGCATGCGCAGCGATGAATTTGTCTGCAATTGTTCTGACTTGGATGACATTATAGTTTTCGCAGGAGACGGAACGATGAGAATGATCAAAGTAACCGACAAAGCGTTCGTTGGAAAAGATGTGCAATACATTGGCGTATTCAACAAAGAGGATGACCGCACGGTGTATCATATGATTTATCGCGATGGATTGAAAGGAAATGTGTATGTGAAACGGTTTAGCATAAAAGGTGTGATACGCGATAAGGAATATGTTCTCACGCGCGGAAACGAAGGTTCAAGAGTTCATTACTTAAGCGTGAATCCAAATGGAGAAGCGGAAGTTGTGACGGTTATTCATAAGGAGAAAAAACATTTGAAGAAATTGGAATTTGAATTTAATTTCGGTGAACTGGATATTAAAGGAAGAGATTCTGTTGGAAATATTCTTACCCGAAATCCAGTGAAGAAAGTGGTTCAGGAAGAAAAAGGAAAAGCAACGCTTGCTGCCATCAAAATCTGGTTTGATGAAACTGTTCACCGTATTAACAGGGATGAACACGGCAAATATCTTGGAGAATTTTCCGGGGATGATCAAATTCTCACCATTACTAAAAAAGGATTTTTTGAATTGCACACCTTCGATCTGAGCGAGCATTTTGACGAAGGAATTGTACTCATAGAAAAATTCAAACCAGGAAAACCAATTTCAGTTGTGCATTACGATGCGGATGACAAGCAAGAATATGTTAAGCGTTTCATGATTGAAGCCGCAAGCCGAAAAACACTTTTTATTTCAGAATCTGATGGCTCATCCGTAGAAGCTGCATCAACTGCTGCAAACCCTATAGCAGAAATCACTTTCAGAACAACAGACGGAGTGCAGCCAAGAAATAAAAAATTAAATCTTGCTGAGTTTATCGATGTGAAAGGAGTTAAAGCGAAGGGAAATAAACTTTCGGATTATAAAGTGAAGGATATTGTTATAGCCCCCTCCAACTCTCCAGATGGGGGAGAGCCAATTGCTGAAGAAAAAGTAGTTGTGAAATCAGAGAGTAAGAAGAAGGAGGTAAAAGAAAAAAGCAATACGAAGCAAATCTCCTCCCCTTCGGGGAGGTCGGGTGGGGCTACAAAAGACAGCGGACCTCGCATAGTGGAATTTGAAATTGTTCCGAAGAGAAAAGAGAGTGTGAAAGAATTTAATCCAAAGGATAAAAAGTCAAAAGAGAAAAAAGTCAAAAGTCAAAAGCAAAAAAAGAAAGGCAAAGCAGGAAAAAATCAAATGAAATTATTCTAA
- a CDS encoding phosphocholine cytidylyltransferase family protein: MKAIILAAGMGTRLGKYTENMPKGMLNFNGKPLIEWQILQLRKAGIDQIIIVTGYKKEKINFSNIHYYHNPNYATTNMVESLLCARDELNSDILITYSDIIFTDKLAKLITESKADIGVAVDKSWRDYWQMRYGTTENDLESLTVKDNKIVELGKSVNNSLGIDFRYIGMIKFSVNGIQRALDIYDNKKMKNEYWIQSGKEFKQGYMTDMLNELILMGNIVTPIVSDGGWLEFDTFEDYEIVLKKIKGGIITYP; the protein is encoded by the coding sequence ATGAAAGCAATCATACTTGCAGCGGGAATGGGTACTCGCTTGGGTAAATACACAGAGAACATGCCCAAGGGAATGTTGAATTTTAATGGCAAACCGCTTATTGAATGGCAGATATTGCAATTAAGAAAAGCTGGAATAGATCAAATTATTATAGTTACCGGTTATAAAAAAGAAAAAATAAATTTTTCCAATATACATTACTATCACAATCCCAACTATGCAACAACCAACATGGTTGAATCTCTACTGTGTGCACGTGATGAATTAAATTCTGACATACTTATTACATACTCAGATATTATTTTTACTGATAAATTGGCGAAATTGATTACTGAGAGTAAAGCAGATATTGGAGTTGCTGTAGATAAGTCGTGGAGGGACTATTGGCAAATGCGATATGGCACAACAGAAAATGATTTAGAGTCCTTAACGGTTAAGGACAATAAAATTGTGGAACTTGGAAAATCAGTCAATAACTCTTTAGGAATAGATTTCAGATATATCGGAATGATTAAATTTTCAGTAAATGGTATTCAAAGAGCCCTTGATATATATGATAATAAAAAAATGAAAAACGAGTACTGGATACAATCAGGAAAAGAATTTAAGCAGGGTTATATGACCGATATGTTAAATGAATTAATTCTTATGGGAAATATTGTTACTCCTATTGTTTCTGATGGTGGATGGCTGGAGTTCGATACTTTTGAAGATTATGAAATAGTTCTAAAAAAAATTAAAGGGGGAATCATTACTTATCCATGA
- a CDS encoding adenylyltransferase/cytidyltransferase family protein has product MASPKNIVYSIIIGDLFHYGHLKMLETAKKSGDYHICGVISDDVVKKWITPLICNYEERKEVIDKIKYVDETICQDSLDPTENLKKLHSRFPSAKILLIQNHILGGNSILGLDYIKEINGEVVFHNFYSNLSREHIRNIFLKEAAGKNNIKNISVSDIKIADIDFFKKHFSTKANTIQSLKRVLKNAIIEKEFVFTVGQWGKDKEQIVKEISGLFLNQKIVIRSSSMNEDSIDQSNAGHYDSFLNVDANDYGEVTLAVNKVVNSYQSAKNIFSENQVLVQKQTEDVAISGVVFTRNLWTNTPYYLINYDETTSKTDTVTSGIESSKIEILNDLPLDEIIPKWYGLVSAIREIEQFFKGLTLDIEFAIKSNGNVVIFQVRPLAANSKFYSFDDDSIKQKIRLLQEEYRNLENNNNTEILSEEIFLSDMAFWNPAELIGDRPNYLDYSLFNHLLMKSNWNQALLPLGYSKVNDGLMVLVGNKPYINVHHAFLTLLPDDIPSALKKKLLNFYNKKLKGKPELHDKIEFNIVHSCYSFDFDKQSEELMKNNFTSDEIACLKQSLIDFTNNILQTWGSVVEKDNKDIAELEIKYTAFKKRLSNNCEWNEKLEILFLLIEDCRKYGTLQFSRVARLAFISNSLLKSLVNTGTVSSSELDDFMNSINTVASEMDRDFNRLKNKKFSLETYMEKYGHLRPGTFDINNFPYSKNAFILNLDKGILEIENTNITESETIKIQSLIHKAIVDQCKKHSIKIDVSHTLDFITRPIELREFYKFIYTKNISMAIELLAEVGDELGFSREQLAQLDYYSVVGCKDFCSKNEVKNTWKNLIAGRTEEKRINNQVSLPPILFSEKDFVTVPSYITKPNFITDEIIEGEVIFLENTGKDIVIENKIVVVEKADPGYDWIFTKNIKALITKYGGAASHMAIRCAEFRIPAAIGCGDLIFSKVCKASHVILDCNNKVIKTI; this is encoded by the coding sequence ATGGCGAGTCCTAAAAATATTGTCTATAGTATTATAATAGGAGATCTTTTTCACTACGGGCATCTGAAGATGCTTGAGACTGCAAAAAAAAGCGGAGATTATCATATTTGCGGTGTAATTAGTGATGATGTAGTGAAAAAGTGGATTACTCCTTTAATATGTAATTATGAAGAAAGAAAAGAAGTAATAGATAAGATTAAATATGTAGATGAAACTATTTGTCAGGATTCGCTTGATCCGACAGAGAATCTGAAAAAACTTCATAGCAGGTTTCCATCTGCCAAAATATTACTGATACAAAATCATATTTTAGGAGGAAACAGTATCCTCGGCTTGGATTATATTAAAGAAATAAATGGCGAAGTTGTTTTTCATAATTTCTATTCTAATCTCTCTCGCGAACACATAAGAAATATTTTTTTAAAAGAAGCAGCGGGAAAGAACAACATAAAAAATATTTCTGTAAGTGACATTAAAATTGCCGATATAGATTTTTTCAAAAAACATTTTTCTACAAAAGCCAATACTATTCAAAGTTTAAAAAGAGTTTTGAAAAATGCAATTATTGAGAAAGAATTTGTTTTTACTGTTGGTCAATGGGGAAAAGATAAGGAACAAATAGTGAAGGAAATATCTGGTTTGTTTCTCAATCAGAAAATTGTCATCCGCAGTTCAAGCATGAACGAAGATTCTATTGACCAGTCAAACGCAGGACATTATGATAGTTTTTTAAATGTAGATGCCAATGATTATGGAGAGGTTACTTTGGCAGTAAATAAAGTTGTCAATAGCTATCAATCAGCAAAAAATATTTTTTCAGAAAACCAGGTGCTTGTTCAGAAGCAAACCGAAGATGTTGCAATAAGCGGAGTTGTTTTCACCAGAAATTTATGGACAAATACTCCGTACTATCTTATCAACTATGATGAAACAACTTCGAAGACAGATACGGTTACCTCAGGAATAGAAAGTTCGAAAATAGAAATATTAAATGATCTTCCTCTTGATGAAATCATCCCTAAATGGTACGGTCTTGTTTCTGCTATTAGGGAAATAGAACAGTTTTTTAAAGGTTTAACTTTAGATATAGAATTTGCGATTAAATCAAATGGCAATGTGGTTATTTTTCAGGTTAGACCTCTTGCTGCAAATTCAAAGTTTTATTCCTTTGATGATGATTCAATAAAACAAAAAATACGCTTGCTTCAGGAAGAATATAGAAACTTGGAAAATAATAATAATACTGAAATTCTATCCGAAGAAATTTTTCTCAGCGATATGGCATTCTGGAATCCTGCTGAATTAATTGGCGACAGGCCAAACTACCTTGATTACTCTTTGTTCAATCATTTGTTAATGAAATCCAACTGGAATCAGGCATTGTTGCCGCTTGGATATTCAAAAGTAAATGACGGTCTCATGGTTTTGGTTGGAAATAAACCGTATATAAATGTACACCATGCTTTTTTAACCCTTTTACCTGATGATATTCCATCAGCACTCAAGAAAAAATTATTGAACTTTTATAATAAAAAACTAAAAGGCAAACCGGAATTGCACGATAAAATAGAATTCAATATTGTGCATAGCTGTTATAGTTTTGATTTTGATAAGCAGTCTGAAGAGTTGATGAAAAATAATTTTACATCTGATGAAATTGCCTGCTTAAAACAATCTCTGATAGATTTTACAAATAATATTTTGCAAACATGGGGAAGTGTTGTTGAAAAAGATAATAAAGATATTGCTGAGTTAGAGATAAAATATACCGCTTTTAAAAAACGTTTAAGCAATAATTGCGAATGGAATGAAAAACTGGAGATCCTTTTTTTACTCATTGAAGATTGCAGAAAATATGGAACACTCCAGTTCTCAAGAGTGGCGCGTTTGGCTTTTATTTCCAATTCGCTTCTTAAAAGTTTAGTAAATACTGGGACTGTTTCCAGTAGCGAGTTAGATGATTTTATGAATTCAATCAACACGGTTGCCTCAGAAATGGATCGTGATTTTAACAGACTAAAGAATAAAAAATTTTCTTTAGAGACCTATATGGAAAAATATGGACATCTCAGGCCAGGAACCTTTGACATTAATAATTTTCCTTATAGCAAAAACGCATTTATTTTAAATTTAGATAAAGGCATTCTTGAAATTGAAAACACTAATATCACAGAAAGTGAAACAATCAAAATACAATCATTGATTCATAAAGCAATTGTTGATCAATGTAAAAAACATTCAATCAAAATAGACGTATCGCACACGCTCGATTTCATTACTCGGCCAATTGAATTAAGAGAGTTTTATAAATTTATATACACCAAAAATATAAGCATGGCAATTGAATTGCTTGCTGAAGTAGGAGATGAGTTGGGTTTCTCAAGGGAACAATTAGCTCAACTTGACTATTACAGTGTAGTGGGATGCAAAGATTTCTGCTCAAAGAATGAGGTGAAAAACACATGGAAGAATTTAATTGCCGGCAGAACAGAAGAAAAAAGAATAAATAATCAGGTATCTCTCCCTCCGATCCTTTTTTCAGAAAAAGATTTTGTTACAGTTCCATCATACATAACAAAACCAAATTTTATTACTGATGAAATCATAGAGGGTGAAGTTATTTTTTTGGAGAATACTGGAAAAGACATTGTGATAGAGAATAAAATTGTAGTAGTTGAAAAAGCTGATCCGGGTTACGATTGGATTTTTACAAAAAACATAAAAGCATTAATTACCAAATATGGTGGAGCGGCATCCCACATGGCAATACGCTGTGCGGAATTTCGGATACCGGCAGCAATCGGCTGCGGTGATTTAATTTTTTCGAAAGTATGTAAAGCCTCTCACGTTATCTTGGATTGTAATAATAAGGTGATTAAAACAATATAA
- a CDS encoding nucleotidyltransferase family protein translates to MKKNSSIEKYKVSSLLNIRDSIKRMDEGGIGFMVVVDESDKVIGVFTDGDFRKAILKGISLNDTIIKITNRNYKYLEPGYNKEDAINIFKNSVSQQLPVIQNGNLLDVIIKANLFFDSDNKVERKLLNVPVVIMAGGKGTRLEPFTHILPKPLIPIGEKPILEIIMNEYLKYGINQFYLSVNHMAKMIEAYFEDKSHKYEIKYIREEQPLGTAGSLKYVEGKFNAPFFVSNCDILIKDDYSKLYDFHINGGFVMTLVASMQHHVLPYGVCEIEAGGKLTSIIEKPEYDFLVNTGMYILNPEVLTLIPTGKLFNMTNLINILQEKKYSIGVYPVSEKSYIDIGQWSEYKKTLKTFLE, encoded by the coding sequence ATGAAAAAAAACAGTTCAATTGAAAAATATAAAGTTTCATCTCTCCTTAATATACGAGATTCAATCAAGAGAATGGATGAAGGAGGTATTGGTTTCATGGTAGTGGTGGATGAATCGGATAAGGTAATTGGTGTGTTTACGGACGGTGATTTCCGAAAGGCAATTCTGAAGGGCATATCTTTAAATGATACGATTATAAAAATAACTAACAGAAATTATAAATATTTAGAACCCGGTTATAATAAAGAAGATGCCATAAACATTTTCAAAAATTCTGTTTCGCAGCAACTTCCTGTTATTCAAAATGGGAATCTATTAGATGTAATAATAAAAGCCAATCTGTTTTTCGATTCTGATAACAAAGTTGAACGTAAATTACTGAATGTGCCGGTAGTTATAATGGCAGGAGGTAAGGGAACGCGCCTCGAACCCTTTACCCATATCTTGCCAAAACCACTTATCCCTATTGGAGAAAAACCAATCCTTGAAATTATTATGAATGAATATTTAAAATATGGTATTAACCAGTTTTATCTTTCTGTCAACCACATGGCTAAAATGATTGAAGCATATTTTGAAGACAAATCCCATAAATATGAAATTAAATATATCAGGGAAGAACAACCTTTGGGAACAGCAGGCAGCCTTAAATATGTTGAAGGAAAATTTAATGCTCCCTTTTTTGTATCCAATTGCGATATCCTTATCAAGGACGATTATTCTAAGTTGTATGATTTTCATATTAATGGAGGATTTGTTATGACACTGGTGGCTTCCATGCAGCATCATGTTCTTCCCTATGGAGTTTGTGAAATAGAAGCTGGCGGAAAACTTACATCCATTATAGAAAAACCCGAGTATGATTTTCTTGTAAATACAGGCATGTATATTTTAAACCCTGAAGTGCTTACATTAATTCCAACCGGTAAATTATTCAACATGACAAATCTTATAAATATACTTCAAGAAAAAAAATACAGCATCGGTGTATATCCTGTTTCTGAGAAATCATATATAGATATCGGGCAATGGTCAGAATATAAAAAAACTTTAAAAACATTTTTAGAGTAA